Below is a genomic region from Flammeovirgaceae bacterium SG7u.111.
CGGGCATCGACTTGGAACTGCAGCAATATGGAGAAAAATTGATGCAAAACAAGCGAGGGGCTATTGTAGCCATAGAACCTAGCACGGGCGAAATCCTCACCATGCTCTCGTTCCCTTCTTACGACCCCAATCTCCTTACTGGTGATGATAAAACAGCGGGGAAAAATTACTTAGAACTGGTAAGAGACCCAAACAAGCCCCTTTTCAACCGAGCTATCCAAGCGGTATATCCTCCTGGATCTACCTTCAAAACAGCTATGACCTTGGTAGGTCTGCAAGATGGCACGCTCGACTCGGCACGAACCTATTTTGGTTGCGATAAAAGCCTAGTTGGCTGCCACAACCACGCATCTCCCCTCAACCCTTACGGATCTATCCAGCACTCTTGTAACCCTTGGTACGTACAGGCTTTCCGCAAGATGATTCTTACTGGAAAATCGGAAGACAAAGACGAGGACACCCGCCTTGGTTTACAACATTGGCACGATCAAATGACCAAATTCGGATTGGGCGTTACCCCCAAAATCGACTTGCCTTTTGCTCGTAGAGGAAATATTCCTTCACCTGAATATTACGACAAGAACTACTACATAAAAAACTGGAGACTTTCCAATGTATATTCCATTGCCTTTGGGCAAGGAGAATTACTTGTTTCTCCGCTTCAGCTTGCTAACCAAGCAGCCGTAATTGCCAACCGAGGCTGGTACAAAGACCCTCACTTGGTAAAGAGCATTGGCGACAGTACCATGCAATTTGAAAAACACCAAACAGGAATAGAATATGCTTATTTCGACTACGTAGCCCGAGCTATGTCCGAAATTTATACAGCTAGCATGGCCAAGATTCCAGACATAAAAATCTGTGGGAAAACGGGAACTGCGCAAAACCCACATGGGGAAGATCACTCAATTTTTATGGCATTCGCCCCGCTCGACAATCCCCAAATAGCCATTGCAGTATATGTTGAAAATGCTGGATTTGGAGGTTCTTGGGCAGCACCTATCGCCAGCCTTATGGTAGAACAATACATAAAAGGCGAAGTAGATCCAAAAAGACAATGGCTGGAAAACTATGTTCTCAGAGGAAACTTTATGGAGCAGTAAAGCTTAAAGCTGCCTTTTTCTAGGTAAGAAATACCTTATAAGGAACACATAAGAATTTTGAAGATATTCAAAAACACAGCTTCTAGGGACTAAACCTTCAACCCTAAACTATTTTTCCCTTATTTTTGCACATATTTTTTCAACACCAAGCCATTCATACACATGTTGCATTTAAAACTTCCTTCTGACCCTAGGTGGGCAAATATTGCCGAAAAAAGCATCGGTGAAATTCTCATCGACCATGCTTTTTGCGAACAAAAAGCTGCCACTACCTGTATTTCCCTAATAGTCAAATACCCTCATTTGGAAGACTTGGTAGAGACCGTTACGCCCATAGTAGCTGAAGAATGGGAGCATTTTGACCGAGTGCTCAAAATGATGAAAAAGAAGGGATTTAAATTGGGGAAAGCCAGAAAGGACGATTATGTGAACGAACTGATGAAAATAGTGCGGAAAGGAGGACCTTGGGAAGACCGATTGGTAGACAGGCTACTAATTTCAGCCATGATAGAAGCAAGAAGTTGCGAAAGGTTTAAACTACTTTGGCAGAATCTTGAAGACAAAGAATTGAAAGATTTTTACTACGAACTCATGGTTTCCGAAGCTGGTCACTATACTACCTTCATCACCTTAGCGCGTAACTACCAAGACCGTGAAACTGTTGATGCTCGCTGGCAAGAATTTTTAGCCTACGAAAAGCAAATTATTGAAAGCCTTGAACCAAGGGGAGACAGAATGCATTAAGCTTTGGAAAAAAAAGAGTTTGACATTGGAGACAGTGGCTTTCTGCAAAAAGCCTTGAAATGGGCACAAAAATCTCGGTTTTTCGCCTATTTCGATCATAACCACATTCCCTATCCTCACGAAGCTTTTCAACGAGTAATGGCTGTTGGTGCTGAAAGTCTTTTCCTACCCGAAAGAGGGGAAGTTTTTGAACAATTAGATGGCTATTTCAACTCAGTTTCTGGCTGGAAATTTGGCTGTTGGGGCTATGACCTCAAAAATGAGATAGAAAACCTAAAAAGCAACAACCCTGCTTTCCACAATTTCCCCCAAGCTTTTTTCTTCACCCCCCTAACCCTGATCCACTTTGGGGAAAAATCGGTAACTATAGAAGCAGAAAACCCTCAACAGGTTTTTGATCAAATTCAGCAAACTGCAACCACTCCTTTCACACCTCTCCAAAAAATCACTTTCCACCAAAGGACAAGTAGACAGCGCTACCTCAATCGAGTTGAAAAAATTCGCCAGCACATTGAAGAAGGCGATGTGTACGAACTAAACTACTGCATCGAGTTTTTTGCGGAAAACATCACTCTCGATCCTGTTGAAACTTTTCTAAAGCTCAACCAAGAATCTCCCATGCCCTTTGCAGCTTGCCTGCGAATCAATGAACAGTACTTACTTTGTGCATCCCCCGAACGGTTCTTGAAACGAGAAGGCAAGCAATTGGTTTCGCAACCTATAAAAGGCACAGCAAGAAGGGGAAACTCTTCTGAAGAAGACGAAAGGCTCAAAAATTTCTTGAAAAACGATGAGAAGGAGCGGGCAGAAAACATGATGATTGTTGATCTAGTACGAAATGACCTCACCAAAAGTGCCCAAACTGGAAGCATTAAAGTTCCCGAACTTTTTGGTATTTATGGCTTTCGGCAAGTCCACCAAATGATCTCGACCGTGACTGCCACACTCAAAAAAGAGTGCAGCTCTGTTCAGGCTATCAAAAATGCTTTCCCTATGGGAAGCATGACGGGTGCTCCCAAAATTAAAGCGATGCAGCTCATAGAAGAACTGGAAGACAGCAGAAGAGGGCTATTTTCAGGAGCTGTGGGTTACCAAAGTCCCGACAAGAATTTTGACTTTAATGTGGTAATAAGAAGTTTATTTTACGATGCTGAAAAATGCAAGCTCTCTTATCAAGTAGGCAGCGCCATTACTTACGACTCTGTACCCGAAAAGGAGTACGAAGAGTGTCTATTAAAGGCAAAAGCCATTATGAAGGTGCTTGACGGAAAACTTCTTTAATGTAAGAAATGCATCAGTTTCTTTATTAAAACTCCCTCTATCGAGATTTTTTGCCGAGTATGTATTTTACATAACATCTGCTTTTGTTTTGGAGTATCTGCTACATATAGGCTTTACACCTAAACTCTTCTTGTAATTTCCATCACGTTATAAATTAAAAAATGAGCGACTTAGCCAAATTGATCATCTACCTAGTAATTGCAATAGTTCTTTTAAGTATCATATTCTTCTTTTTTAAGTTTTTATTGAAGTGGGCAATCATCGCCATAGTAATCATAGGTATTTTACGTATAGTACGACCGCTTTTTGCAAAGAAGGCTTAAAAAAGCATGCAGAGAGTCGACAATAAAGGCATGTGTAAGGTTTAGGGTGAAACTTGCGGGTAGCAAGTAAAAACGGGAGTTATTATTGAATAATAGTTAATAACTGTTAACCTAAACTATTTCAACCATGTCATACCTACCAGACCGCGACTTAGAATTTTTGAAATTTTGCACCCATGAGGACTTAGGCTTCTTGGTAAACCAGCTTACGCAAACATCAGGGGGTAAACAGAGAATCTCTAGTAAAATGGTGCATCTTGACAGGTTTAAGACTCATTTCCCCCAACACAAAAAATATTGGAACCTTATAGCTGGAGAAATCCAAATCTATGGAGGGCATGCCTTTGCTAATATATTTGCTGGCAGTGGCGTAAGCTATAGAAGTATCTTAAAGAGGGTATGCAAAAAGCTTAATGTAAGCTTTTCGGACGAAAAAAGCACTGAGGCTAATGAGGTCATGCTACTTTCGAAGGTAATGATGCAGTCATTGGAAAGGTTAACCTTTGAAGAACTACAAGCATTGGTAGACCAATTTCAGGTAGATTTGCACGCCAATACCAAAAGCTCGCTCATAAGTGAAATAAATAGGAGTATTACTTTGGGAAAAATCACCCCTAGACTAATAGCTACTCTTCTTACAGGTTCTTTGGCAAAATTTGCCTTTAATAGAAGCTTGAAATATGGATTACTCAAATTCCTTAAAATAGGCGCAAGCAAATGGTTTGGTAAAGCGCTGACAGCTTTTACAGGGCCAATTGGCTTAGCTTTCACCCTCACTTGGTTAATCCATGACCTCTTTGGCCCCGATTATAAAATATTAGTACCTATTGTTATACACATTGCTTTTTTAAGGATTATCTACAAAGAGCAAGGCAAAACACTACAAGCGGCTTAAGTACGCTGAGCAAAGTCATATGAAGATTATCGGTCTATCAGGTACTAAATATTGATGTAATATTGTTTCTTTGTTAACTTCGCATGAAGCAACAAACGAAACTTAATACTTCTATGCATAGTTCTTATTATGCAGATTGGAGGTTTCATACAAACAAAAATCAATATGTTTTATGTCCTAATAGTGTTGATCCCATTCCTTTCCGTGATGGCGTATCTGATTGATCAAAATAAAAAACTAAAGAATAGGTACGAACAAATAGAGAAGGTATTGGGTAAAGTTCAGCAAAAAGCCCAACTTGAGCATATCGAGTTTCCTATGGGTATAAATAGAGACCTGATAGTCACTAACAACTCTATCAAAAGGCTTGAATCGTTTATAATGAAGTTGGAAGAGGAATTATCGATTAAAAAAAGCTTGGTGGTTTCAAACACCTACTCTCCAAAGCTTCAGAAACTCAAAGTATTAGAGAAAAGGGCTAAAAAAATTCAATCGGTTGCCGTTGAAGAACCAGCCGAACAGATGATGAATTAGTAAAAATTATAGTATCACAAACAAAAAGAGATTGACGTTAAGTCAATCTCTTTTTTTATTTAAGTAGCTGGGAATAAGAAAACGTGTATTTGGACGAGGTTATTTTTTCGTTAGGCGAGGTAAAAAATCCTTGCATATACTATACTACGGAATGTTTTTTTATCGTGAACGGCTAGTCGAAGCATTACGGAATAAGAAACAGTCCAAAACCACGAGTTTTTATGTTCAGTTACTGAACCTCAAAGCCCCAAGTTTTTCAATAAAAAAGGGCTATTTCTTTCGAAATAGCCCTCACCATAAATTCTATATATTCAATTCTTAGAATGCATATACTGCACCGATCAAGAACTGAGAAGCACTGCTTGCAGGCATAGCATCACTATCCATAAACATACCGTCTTCTCCGCTATCAAGTCTAAACTCAGGAATAACAGTCAAAGGACCTGCTTTTAGGCTACCAGTCAAAGTAAATGCATTTACTGATGCACTCTCAGCACCATTTTCCACTTCTTTTGTCATGAAATATTCATATCTTAAACCTAAACCAAAAGCTTCAGAAATACTATACTGAGGATAAAGAGCAACACCAGTATATCCACCCTCATCGCTATCAGCATAAGTATAATCAGCTGCATTTAACCCTAAATAGAAAGCATCAGTAATTTGGTAACCTGTAGTTAAGTCAACAATAGTACCAGAAAATGGTCCAGTCAAGAAGTTTAAGTACACATCCCATCCATCTACTGGATTTAAGTATAGTTGAGCTCCGATGTCAGAAACACCATCCATATCTTGGTAGATATTCCAGTCATTGAAAAGACCAACCATCAAGCCTACTTTATCAGAAAATGCAATATCAGCTTTGATACCTGCATTTTGGAAAGGTCCACTTGTAAAAAGGTAAGAAGTAGAGTAGTTGAAGTTACCAGCAGGTGATATTACTTCGTAACCTACAAAAGTACCCATATAACCTGCAGTTAAGCTTACTTTTTCAGAAAGGGCATATGACATGTAAAGGTTTTGAACATGGAAACTATTGTTATCAGCACCAGCATTAATAAGAGACTGAGACTGTCCTCTTGGACCAAATGAAATATCCGCAACAAATGACGCTTTTCCTACTTCTTGAGAAGCAATTAGGTTGATCATTCCTATTGAAATTGAGTTTTGCTCGTTGGCAAAACTTGTTTGAATGTTAGGGTTTCCAGAAAAATCATATTTCCAGTAGGTATCAACCGAACCAGAAATAGTCAAATCTGGAGCTTCTTCTTCCTGCGCTTGCACAAATGAGAAAGAAAGCAAAAACAACATTCCGAGAGTAAATATTTTTCTCAACATAACTTAGTCTTTTTAATGAATGAAAATTTTAATTTGACAGCTTGTTAGTCTTTAAGCGCTACCCCGCACTTAGCTAGTTTGATTTTATTATTTAGGCAATTCATGCCCTGTGCTCATTTTAAATGAGCTTATAGGATTTATCAAGACAAGCACCGAGGTACTTGCCTTGATAAGTTTGAATGAATATTAAAAAGAAAGAGAGGACTATTCGTCGAAAGTGATGGTATAACCCCTGATACCGTGCTCGTGGCTATCAAGACCTTCAATTTCGTGTTGCTCAGTCACCCTTACACCCATTGTTTTGTCAAGGATGAAGAAGATAAGGAGAGATGCTCCAAAAGCAACAACACCGTAAGCTAACACACCAACTAGCTGAGCTACAAATTGCTCACCACTGGCCATTTGACCAAATACACCAACAGCCAAAGTACCGATCATACCACAAGTCAAGTGAACAGAAACAGCACCCACACAATCATCAAGCTTAAGCTTGTCCATACCAACCGCAGAGAATACAACTACGATACCGCAGATAAGACCGATGATAACAGCTTCGTTAGGCGACATTTGATCAGCACCGGCAGTAATACCTACCAATCCAGCCAACACACCGTTGAGTACCATACCTAGATCAAGACGTTTAAAAGTAATGTACGCACCAATCAGACCTCCAATACCACCAGCTGCAGCAGCCAAAGTAGTCGTAACAAATACCAATGAAATCAATGCAGGATCAGCAGAAAGAACAGAACCTCCGTTGAAACCGAACCACCCTAACCAAAGCAAGAATACACCGATAACTGCCAAAGGCACACTAGAACCTGGTTTATCAATCACTTTGCCGTCAACATATTTTCCAACCCTAGGACCAACAACAATGATACCTGCCAAAGCAGCCCATCCACCAACTGAGTGTACGATAGTAGAACCTGCAAAATCGTAGAAACCGTAAGCGTCTAACCATCCAGCGCCCCATTTCCAACTACCTAGTACAGGGTAGATAAACCCTACCAAGAAGAAAGTAAAGATGAAGTAAGCAGAGATTTTGATACGCTCAGCAACAGCACCAGATACGATAGTAGCACAAGTTGCAGCGAACA
It encodes:
- a CDS encoding DUF3944 domain-containing protein; translation: MSYLPDRDLEFLKFCTHEDLGFLVNQLTQTSGGKQRISSKMVHLDRFKTHFPQHKKYWNLIAGEIQIYGGHAFANIFAGSGVSYRSILKRVCKKLNVSFSDEKSTEANEVMLLSKVMMQSLERLTFEELQALVDQFQVDLHANTKSSLISEINRSITLGKITPRLIATLLTGSLAKFAFNRSLKYGLLKFLKIGASKWFGKALTAFTGPIGLAFTLTWLIHDLFGPDYKILVPIVIHIAFLRIIYKEQGKTLQAA
- a CDS encoding tRNA-(ms[2]io[6]A)-hydroxylase; this encodes MLHLKLPSDPRWANIAEKSIGEILIDHAFCEQKAATTCISLIVKYPHLEDLVETVTPIVAEEWEHFDRVLKMMKKKGFKLGKARKDDYVNELMKIVRKGGPWEDRLVDRLLISAMIEARSCERFKLLWQNLEDKELKDFYYELMVSEAGHYTTFITLARNYQDRETVDARWQEFLAYEKQIIESLEPRGDRMH
- a CDS encoding anthranilate synthase component I family protein; its protein translation is MEKKEFDIGDSGFLQKALKWAQKSRFFAYFDHNHIPYPHEAFQRVMAVGAESLFLPERGEVFEQLDGYFNSVSGWKFGCWGYDLKNEIENLKSNNPAFHNFPQAFFFTPLTLIHFGEKSVTIEAENPQQVFDQIQQTATTPFTPLQKITFHQRTSRQRYLNRVEKIRQHIEEGDVYELNYCIEFFAENITLDPVETFLKLNQESPMPFAACLRINEQYLLCASPERFLKREGKQLVSQPIKGTARRGNSSEEDERLKNFLKNDEKERAENMMIVDLVRNDLTKSAQTGSIKVPELFGIYGFRQVHQMISTVTATLKKECSSVQAIKNAFPMGSMTGAPKIKAMQLIEELEDSRRGLFSGAVGYQSPDKNFDFNVVIRSLFYDAEKCKLSYQVGSAITYDSVPEKEYEECLLKAKAIMKVLDGKLL
- a CDS encoding penicillin-binding transpeptidase domain-containing protein, translated to MEKQIYIRAAFIIIAIIFLVKLLQVQVFDTNYRQAARQNIVSRLVKYPLRGMIYDRNEHLIVRNRPVFDIMVIPEEFTIEDTARFCEIFEVELEFVREKLDAAKRYSRIKPSIFIKQLSTEKFAEIEDRLSDYPGLYPSPRTVRDYPHSSLANALGYVKEVDKKFLDADSSKYYRQGDLIGKSGLEKQYEEELRGIRGVSYVMLNVRGVVKGSFQNGELDTIPEIGKDLVTGIDLELQQYGEKLMQNKRGAIVAIEPSTGEILTMLSFPSYDPNLLTGDDKTAGKNYLELVRDPNKPLFNRAIQAVYPPGSTFKTAMTLVGLQDGTLDSARTYFGCDKSLVGCHNHASPLNPYGSIQHSCNPWYVQAFRKMILTGKSEDKDEDTRLGLQHWHDQMTKFGLGVTPKIDLPFARRGNIPSPEYYDKNYYIKNWRLSNVYSIAFGQGELLVSPLQLANQAAVIANRGWYKDPHLVKSIGDSTMQFEKHQTGIEYAYFDYVARAMSEIYTASMAKIPDIKICGKTGTAQNPHGEDHSIFMAFAPLDNPQIAIAVYVENAGFGGSWAAPIASLMVEQYIKGEVDPKRQWLENYVLRGNFMEQ
- a CDS encoding outer membrane beta-barrel protein, with the translated sequence MLRKIFTLGMLFLLSFSFVQAQEEEAPDLTISGSVDTYWKYDFSGNPNIQTSFANEQNSISIGMINLIASQEVGKASFVADISFGPRGQSQSLINAGADNNSFHVQNLYMSYALSEKVSLTAGYMGTFVGYEVISPAGNFNYSTSYLFTSGPFQNAGIKADIAFSDKVGLMVGLFNDWNIYQDMDGVSDIGAQLYLNPVDGWDVYLNFLTGPFSGTIVDLTTGYQITDAFYLGLNAADYTYADSDEGGYTGVALYPQYSISEAFGLGLRYEYFMTKEVENGAESASVNAFTLTGSLKAGPLTVIPEFRLDSGEDGMFMDSDAMPASSASQFLIGAVYAF
- the amt gene encoding ammonium transporter, whose translation is MLNSFTFIDAVSPMLSGGLGQLADIAAASSVAQEGVDTTLLTANNIWMLISAALVFIMSLGFATVEAGFTQSKNTVNILFKNTVDLCIGIITYAYFGFNLMYPGEFNGWIGFAGWGLTAPLGADGGLDLAYNGGYTYWTDFIFQAMFAATCATIVSGAVAERIKISAYFIFTFFLVGFIYPVLGSWKWGAGWLDAYGFYDFAGSTIVHSVGGWAALAGIIVVGPRVGKYVDGKVIDKPGSSVPLAVIGVFLLWLGWFGFNGGSVLSADPALISLVFVTTTLAAAAGGIGGLIGAYITFKRLDLGMVLNGVLAGLVGITAGADQMSPNEAVIIGLICGIVVVFSAVGMDKLKLDDCVGAVSVHLTCGMIGTLAVGVFGQMASGEQFVAQLVGVLAYGVVAFGASLLIFFILDKTMGVRVTEQHEIEGLDSHEHGIRGYTITFDE